In Thermomonas carbonis, a single genomic region encodes these proteins:
- a CDS encoding NYN domain-containing protein yields the protein MTIRPKPSHEDGQRRLAVLIDADNAQASVIEGLLAEVAKYGLASVKRIYGDFTSQQLGQWKKVLLKHSISPVQQFAYTVGKNATDSSLIIDAMDLMYTGRFDGMCLVTSDSDFTRLAQRLREEGLTVYGFGERKTPDAFVQACDKFVYTEVLRADEAASTPAKPAQKTAKKAAAKTAQGQGKPEVVQAPPVPAPKPAGPLPLPLELIRQAIEEASDDEGWAHLGTMGSYLNKVRPDFDPRLYGQKKLSDLLRQHPRHFKVEERGTAATGGKALYVRALD from the coding sequence ATGACCATCCGCCCCAAGCCATCGCATGAGGATGGTCAGCGCCGCCTCGCGGTGCTCATCGATGCGGACAACGCGCAGGCCTCGGTGATCGAGGGCTTGCTGGCGGAGGTGGCCAAGTACGGGCTGGCCAGCGTGAAGCGCATCTATGGCGACTTCACCTCGCAGCAGCTGGGGCAGTGGAAGAAGGTGCTGCTCAAGCATTCGATCAGCCCGGTGCAGCAGTTCGCCTACACGGTGGGCAAGAACGCCACCGACAGTTCGCTGATCATCGATGCGATGGACCTGATGTACACCGGCCGCTTCGACGGCATGTGCCTGGTCACCAGCGACAGCGATTTCACCCGCCTGGCACAGCGGCTGCGCGAGGAGGGGCTGACGGTCTACGGCTTCGGCGAGCGCAAGACCCCGGATGCCTTCGTGCAGGCCTGCGACAAGTTTGTCTACACCGAAGTGTTGCGCGCCGACGAAGCCGCATCGACACCCGCGAAGCCGGCGCAAAAAACGGCGAAGAAAGCCGCCGCCAAGACGGCGCAGGGGCAGGGCAAGCCCGAGGTTGTACAAGCGCCGCCGGTGCCTGCACCGAAGCCCGCCGGTCCGCTGCCGTTGCCGCTGGAGCTGATCCGCCAGGCCATCGAGGAAGCCTCCGACGACGAGGGCTGGGCGCACTTGGGCACGATGGGCAGTTACCTCAACAAGGTCCGGCCCGATTTCGACCCGCGGTTGTATGGGCAGAAAAAGCTCAGCGACCTGCTGCGCCAGCATCCGCGCCACTTCAAGGTGGAAGAGCGTGGGACTGCGGCGACCGGCGGCAAGGCGCTGTACGTGCGGGCGCTGGACTGA
- a CDS encoding gluconokinase, whose protein sequence is MSDVRVAVVMGVSGSGKTTLASALADAWGASFLDADDFHSVEARALMASGQPLTDALRQPWVARIADALQRGVADGARVTLAFSGLRRQHRDALRAAGVPLRFLFLQGEAPLIAERMRQRRGHYMPVSLLDSQFATLEAPVDEADVTMLPVDLPPDAQLRLALQALAAPLLHR, encoded by the coding sequence ATGAGCGACGTGCGCGTCGCCGTGGTGATGGGCGTGTCCGGCAGCGGCAAGACCACGCTGGCGAGCGCGCTGGCCGACGCATGGGGCGCAAGCTTCCTCGACGCCGACGATTTCCACAGCGTCGAGGCCCGGGCGTTGATGGCCAGCGGCCAGCCCCTGACCGACGCGCTGCGCCAGCCGTGGGTGGCGCGCATCGCCGACGCGCTGCAACGCGGCGTGGCCGACGGCGCGCGCGTGACCCTGGCCTTCTCCGGATTGCGCCGCCAGCATCGCGATGCATTGCGCGCGGCGGGCGTGCCATTGCGCTTCCTGTTCCTGCAGGGCGAAGCGCCGCTGATCGCCGAACGCATGCGCCAGCGCCGTGGCCATTACATGCCGGTGTCGCTGCTGGACAGCCAGTTCGCCACGCTGGAAGCGCCCGTCGACGAAGCAGACGTCACGATGCTGCCGGTTGACTTGCCGCCCGATGCGCAGCTGCGTCTGGCCTTGCAGGCCCTCGCCGCGCCATTACTGCACCGATAG
- a CDS encoding GH36-type glycosyl hydrolase domain-containing protein has protein sequence MSRGFDAAFPDGFAYGFQEQGRRFVLASPTAMPQASTFLWNRRMLLQLNCRGYATAQFMQPEPARYAHAPTLEAKSFMQPEQPYYAHHPGRFCYVKDEDSGLLFSAPHAPVNRMPDVFAFSVGLGDVSWTVQCDGIELEMSVRLPLEDVAELWSVRVRNRSGRARRISLYPYFPVGYMSWMNQSGGYRADLGGIVCDSVTPYQKVADHFRQRDFKDRTVLLHERQPDAWEANQAGFEGESGLHAPAAIVARERLAGGDALYETPTAVLQYRLALAAEDEETYRFVFGPARDDSEIATLRARHLSAEGFSAAGDACAGYLDEGRGCLRIETPDPWLDDFANHWLPRQVYYHGDSNRLSTDPQTRNYLQDHMGMAYLRPHTARAAFLHALSQQEPSGAMPDGILLVEGAELKYINQVPHADHCVWLPVCLQAYLDETGDDALLDVLVTDREGSAGSVAERIDAAMDWLLQARDARGLSYIAQGDWCDPMNMVGWKGRGVSGWLSLASAHALRLWAAVCTRRGRAAQAMRFEAGADALNSAVNAHLWDGDWYGRGITDDGVVFGVRADAEGSIYLNPQSWAMLSGAADPPRRARLLAAIDARLVSPHGVAMLDPPYTGMREDIGRLAQKFPGSAENGAVYNHAAAFYLHSLYKVGEADRAWCVLRAMLPGPDIEDCLQRGQLPVFVPNYYRGAWRLHPRTAGRSSQLFNTGTATWLYRCLVEELFGLRGDGDVLRIAPQLPSHWPRARAWRRFRGAEFDVEIERIAGLTGTRVSVDARWLEGDAFSGVEAGRRYQVRVELPIEAGPA, from the coding sequence GCCTCCACCTTCCTTTGGAACCGGCGGATGCTGCTGCAGCTGAACTGCCGCGGCTACGCCACCGCGCAGTTCATGCAGCCCGAGCCGGCCAGGTACGCGCATGCCCCGACATTGGAAGCCAAGAGCTTCATGCAGCCGGAGCAGCCGTACTACGCGCACCACCCCGGCCGCTTCTGCTACGTCAAGGATGAAGACAGCGGCCTGCTGTTTTCCGCACCGCACGCGCCGGTGAATCGCATGCCGGATGTGTTCGCGTTTTCGGTCGGCTTGGGCGACGTGTCGTGGACGGTGCAGTGCGACGGTATCGAGCTGGAGATGTCGGTGCGCTTGCCGCTGGAGGACGTGGCCGAACTCTGGAGCGTGCGCGTGCGCAACCGCTCCGGTCGTGCGCGCCGGATCAGCCTGTACCCGTACTTCCCGGTCGGCTACATGTCATGGATGAACCAGTCCGGTGGCTATCGCGCGGACCTGGGCGGGATCGTCTGCGACAGCGTCACCCCGTACCAGAAGGTGGCCGACCATTTCCGCCAGCGCGACTTCAAGGACCGGACCGTACTGCTGCACGAGCGTCAGCCCGATGCCTGGGAAGCGAACCAGGCCGGGTTCGAAGGCGAGAGCGGATTGCACGCGCCGGCCGCCATCGTTGCGCGCGAGCGGCTCGCGGGCGGTGATGCGCTGTACGAGACACCGACCGCGGTGCTGCAGTATCGGCTCGCCTTGGCAGCGGAAGACGAGGAAACCTACCGCTTCGTTTTCGGCCCGGCCCGCGACGATAGCGAGATTGCGACACTGCGTGCGCGGCATCTTTCAGCGGAAGGATTTTCCGCGGCAGGGGACGCGTGTGCGGGTTACCTGGACGAGGGTCGCGGCTGCCTGCGCATCGAAACGCCCGATCCGTGGCTGGACGATTTCGCCAACCACTGGCTGCCGCGACAGGTGTACTACCACGGCGACAGCAACCGCCTGAGTACCGATCCGCAGACCCGCAATTACCTGCAGGACCACATGGGCATGGCCTACCTGCGGCCGCACACCGCGCGCGCCGCGTTCCTGCATGCGTTGTCGCAGCAGGAGCCCAGCGGTGCGATGCCCGACGGTATCCTGCTGGTCGAAGGCGCGGAGCTGAAATACATCAACCAGGTGCCGCACGCCGACCATTGCGTCTGGCTGCCGGTGTGCCTGCAGGCCTATCTGGACGAAACCGGCGACGACGCCCTCCTCGATGTGTTGGTGACGGACCGCGAGGGCAGCGCGGGCAGCGTCGCGGAACGGATCGACGCAGCGATGGACTGGCTGCTGCAGGCGCGCGACGCACGCGGGCTGAGTTACATCGCCCAGGGCGACTGGTGCGATCCGATGAACATGGTTGGCTGGAAGGGCCGCGGTGTGTCGGGCTGGCTGTCGCTGGCCAGCGCGCATGCACTGCGCCTGTGGGCCGCGGTCTGCACGCGCCGCGGGCGTGCCGCACAGGCCATGCGCTTCGAGGCCGGCGCCGACGCGCTCAACAGCGCGGTCAACGCGCACCTGTGGGACGGCGACTGGTACGGCCGCGGCATCACCGACGACGGCGTGGTGTTCGGCGTGCGCGCCGACGCCGAAGGCAGCATCTACCTCAACCCGCAAAGCTGGGCCATGCTCAGCGGCGCGGCAGACCCGCCGCGGCGCGCCCGGCTGTTGGCGGCGATCGACGCACGGCTGGTGTCGCCGCACGGCGTGGCCATGCTCGACCCGCCGTACACGGGCATGCGCGAAGACATCGGCCGGCTGGCCCAGAAATTCCCCGGATCGGCCGAGAACGGCGCTGTCTACAACCACGCCGCGGCCTTCTACCTGCACAGCCTCTACAAGGTGGGCGAAGCGGATCGCGCCTGGTGCGTGCTGCGCGCGATGCTCCCCGGCCCCGACATCGAGGATTGCCTGCAGCGCGGACAGTTGCCGGTGTTCGTCCCCAACTACTATCGCGGCGCGTGGCGGCTGCACCCGCGCACCGCCGGCCGCTCCAGCCAGCTGTTCAATACCGGCACCGCGACGTGGTTGTATCGCTGCCTGGTGGAAGAACTGTTCGGCCTGCGCGGCGATGGGGACGTATTGCGCATCGCCCCGCAACTGCCGTCGCATTGGCCGCGCGCGCGGGCATGGCGGCGGTTCCGCGGCGCCGAGTTCGACGTGGAGATCGAGCGTATCGCCGGCCTCACCGGTACGCGAGTCTCGGTCGATGCACGATGGCTGGAAGGCGATGCCTTCAGCGGCGTCGAGGCCGGGCGTCGATACCAGGTGCGGGTGGAGCTGCCGATCGAAGCGGGGCCGGCATGA